A single Triticum dicoccoides isolate Atlit2015 ecotype Zavitan chromosome 2A, WEW_v2.0, whole genome shotgun sequence DNA region contains:
- the LOC119354134 gene encoding uncharacterized protein LOC119354134 isoform X2, giving the protein MTTCVMGKHKLTLKIEEDSNPRDKYITWTNEATRFMLEWYIDLRKDKPATFKFKKQHHLQCADALNGKFSLGVTQTQVDRHYRQCKEKLGWVRRAMANSGNGLDRTTFTFTLSESKKQRLNKTAVNYLTRPIRFFHQLEELFSDQSHADGSLAVDQTTVNVDDGSDDSEDVRELEGNLIPADSDEADSDTIDRRSPKVDLDGNPLNKKRKCASSSPSKKPTKGKANKKGKVSNDDMVTSIKKLAESLASPIVSVQPMPPADPYANLWKRINALTIPAKDKLEIVAYLSKPDQDIFRSYLNYADETILREWVISYFEPQFHEGGNDGSAAAH; this is encoded by the exons ATGACAACATGC GTCATGGGGAAGCATAAGCTCACTCTGAAGATCGAGGAGGACTCCAATCCTCGTGATAAGTACATAACCTGGACTAACGAGGCGACAAGGTTTATGCTTGAATGGTATATCGACCTTCGTAAGGACAAACCTGCAACTTTCAAGTTCAAGAAACAACACCACTTGCAATGTGCTGATGCTCTAAATGGCAAGTTTTCGCTTGGTGTCACTCAAACCCAAGTGGATCGACACTATCGTCAATGCAAGGAGAAGTTGGGCTGGGTGCGTCGTGCCATGGCCAATAGTGGAAATGGCCTTGACAGAACCACTTTCACATTCACACTTTCTGAgtcaaaaaagcaaagactcaat AAAACTGCAGTCAATTATCTTACCAGACCCATTAGGTTCTTTCATCAATTGGAAGAGTTATTCTCGGATCAATCTCATGCTGATGGCTCACTCGCAGTTGACCAAACCACTGTCAATGTGGATGATGGTAGTGATGACAGCGAGGATGTGAGGGAACTTGAGGGAAATCTAATTCCAGCAGACAGTGATGAAGCTGACTCTGACACTATTGATCGTCGCAGTCCTAAAGTCGACTTGGATGGCAATCCATTAAACAAGAAGCGCAAGTGTGCGTCATCATCACCTTCCAAGAAGCCAACCAAGGGCAAAGCAAACAAGAAGGGCAAGGTATCTAATGATGATATGGTAACCAGTATCAAGAAGCTAGCTGAATCCCTTGCATCCCCTATTGTGTCTGTGCAACCAATGCCACCTGCAGATCCTTATGCAAATCTTTGGAAGCGGATCAATGCCCTTACCATCCCAGCTAAGGATAAACTTGAGATTGTTGCCTATCTATCCAAGCCAGACCAAGATATCTTTCGTAGTTATCTTAACTATGCCGATGAAACAATTCTTCGAGAGTGGGTCATTAGCTACTTTGAGCCTCAGTTTCATGAAGGTGGCAATGATGGATCTGCGGCTGCTCACTGA
- the LOC119354134 gene encoding protein ALP1-like isoform X1, which translates to MDLDQQKYYYLTMLWRRTLSVIVLLLALWYRNKDGRKFRSGGRKYGPLVERDIYRTNVLVRLIDTSDAICIKQLQMSRAVFYKLCIRLRQKKLLIDTLHVSVEEQVAMFLYMIGQHHTNSSIGFWFWRSSETVSRYFNIVLRAMGELARDLIYIRSTDTHTKITSSPDRFYPYFEGCIGALDGTHVKACVPAHMVDKFRGRKSYPSQNVLAVVDFDLRFTYVLAGWEGSAHDSLVLKDALTRPGGLKIPEGKYFLADAGYAARPGILPPYRGVRYHLNEFAGDRDPTTPKELFNHRHSSLRTTVERAFGTLKSRFKILTQRPFIPLKSQKSGSCLLCFAQLDIRKWSR; encoded by the exons ATGGACTTGGATCagcaaaaatattattatctcACCATGTTGTGGCGGAGAACTCTGTCTGTCATTGTTCTTCTCTTGGCTCTTTGGTATAGAAACAAAGATGGTAGAAAATTTAGAAGTGGAGGAAGAAAGTATGGTCCACTAGTTGAGAGAGACATCTACAGGACTAATGTCCTGGTTAGGCTAATTGACACATCCGATGCAATATGTATCAAGCAACTGCAGATGTCTCGAGCTGTGTTTTACAAGCTATGCATTAGGCTCAGGCAGAAAAAGTTGTTAATTGATACACTACATGTTTCAGTAGAGGAACAAGTAGCAATGTTCCTATACATGATCGGTCAGCATCACACAAATTCATCCATTGGATTTTGGTTCTGGCGATCTAGTGAAACAGTGAGCAGATATTTCAATATTGTTCTTCGTGCGATGGGGGAGTTAGCTCGTGATCTCATTTACATTAGATCAACGGACACACACACAAAAATCACTAGCAGCCCGGACAGATTCTACCCGTATTTTGAG GGATGCATAGGGGCACTAGATGGCACTCATGTTAAGGCTTGTGTTCCTGCCCACATGGTCGACAAGTTTAGGGGCCGCAAGTCATACCCCTCCCAAAATGTGCTAGCAGTTGTTGACTTCGACCTTCGATTCACATATGTTCTAGCTGGTTGGGAGGGCTCTGCCCATGATTCTCTTGTGCTAAAAGATGCCCTCACACGTCCAGGGGGATTAAAAATACCCGAAG GGAAATATTTCTTGGCTGATGCCGGGTATGCTGCGAGGCCAGGGATATTGCCTCCTTATCGTGGTGTGCGCTACCACCTAAACGAATTTGCTGGAGACCGTGACCCAACTACCCCAAAAGAATTGTTCAACCACCGCCATTCATCACTTAGGACCACAGTTGAACGGGCATTTGGGACTCTTAAGAGTCGCTTCAAGATTCTTACTCAAAGGCCCTTCATACCTTTGAAATCTCAGAAAAGTGGTAGTTGCTTGTTGTGCTTTGCACAATTGGATATTAGAAAATGGTCCAGATGA
- the LOC119354134 gene encoding uncharacterized protein LOC119354134 isoform X3: MGKHKLTLKIEEDSNPRDKYITWTNEATRFMLEWYIDLRKDKPATFKFKKQHHLQCADALNGKFSLGVTQTQVDRHYRQCKEKLGWVRRAMANSGNGLDRTTFTFTLSESKKQRLNKTAVNYLTRPIRFFHQLEELFSDQSHADGSLAVDQTTVNVDDGSDDSEDVRELEGNLIPADSDEADSDTIDRRSPKVDLDGNPLNKKRKCASSSPSKKPTKGKANKKGKVSNDDMVTSIKKLAESLASPIVSVQPMPPADPYANLWKRINALTIPAKDKLEIVAYLSKPDQDIFRSYLNYADETILREWVISYFEPQFHEGGNDGSAAAH; encoded by the exons ATGGGGAAGCATAAGCTCACTCTGAAGATCGAGGAGGACTCCAATCCTCGTGATAAGTACATAACCTGGACTAACGAGGCGACAAGGTTTATGCTTGAATGGTATATCGACCTTCGTAAGGACAAACCTGCAACTTTCAAGTTCAAGAAACAACACCACTTGCAATGTGCTGATGCTCTAAATGGCAAGTTTTCGCTTGGTGTCACTCAAACCCAAGTGGATCGACACTATCGTCAATGCAAGGAGAAGTTGGGCTGGGTGCGTCGTGCCATGGCCAATAGTGGAAATGGCCTTGACAGAACCACTTTCACATTCACACTTTCTGAgtcaaaaaagcaaagactcaat AAAACTGCAGTCAATTATCTTACCAGACCCATTAGGTTCTTTCATCAATTGGAAGAGTTATTCTCGGATCAATCTCATGCTGATGGCTCACTCGCAGTTGACCAAACCACTGTCAATGTGGATGATGGTAGTGATGACAGCGAGGATGTGAGGGAACTTGAGGGAAATCTAATTCCAGCAGACAGTGATGAAGCTGACTCTGACACTATTGATCGTCGCAGTCCTAAAGTCGACTTGGATGGCAATCCATTAAACAAGAAGCGCAAGTGTGCGTCATCATCACCTTCCAAGAAGCCAACCAAGGGCAAAGCAAACAAGAAGGGCAAGGTATCTAATGATGATATGGTAACCAGTATCAAGAAGCTAGCTGAATCCCTTGCATCCCCTATTGTGTCTGTGCAACCAATGCCACCTGCAGATCCTTATGCAAATCTTTGGAAGCGGATCAATGCCCTTACCATCCCAGCTAAGGATAAACTTGAGATTGTTGCCTATCTATCCAAGCCAGACCAAGATATCTTTCGTAGTTATCTTAACTATGCCGATGAAACAATTCTTCGAGAGTGGGTCATTAGCTACTTTGAGCCTCAGTTTCATGAAGGTGGCAATGATGGATCTGCGGCTGCTCACTGA